The nucleotide sequence GCCGAATATCGTGCAGGAAATCGGGGATCTGATTATACGGCTGAACCGCGAGCAGGGCCTGACCGTCCTGCTGGTGGAACAGAAACTGCCTTTTGCGCGTCGTGTGGCCAGTGACTTCCGCATTATCGACAAGGGGCGCATGGTCGGAGGGGGAGCGATTGAGGCCCTCAATGACGACTTGATCAGGCATCACCTGACGGTCTGAAATGCCCGCGCCACGCGTGGCCCCGGCGGCCCGCCCCCTTTGCCGGGTTTTTGCAGGAGACGGGTATCTAGCGCCCGCCTTTATCCTGGAACACGGGCGGTCGCTGCCGGTGGATCAGCCACATCAGCACCGCCACTCCCAGCCCCCAGGCGCCGTTGACCAGCAGGCCGCCGAGTACGGTCTGCGGGTTCACCGCCAGCCCCTTGAGCGGAAACACTACCAGCATGGCCACCGCGGTCGGTGCAATGGCGCCTGCCACCAGTGCGGTAAGCGTATACTTGAGGCGACGACGGCTGCGGATCAGCCACCACAATGGCAGGCCCCAGACACCACCCCAGAACGCCAGTGAAATGACCTGGGGCACCCCCAGTGGTGGCACCGGAGACAGATTGAAAGGCGGTGCGGGAATCATGCCGGCCAGGTAAAACAGCCCCACCACGGCCTGGTGGCACAGCAGTGTGGCGAGGAAACCGGCAACGAACGCTTTCAGCCAGGACATAGGCAGCTGCTCCATGTCAGTCGATGCAGATCAGGTGCGAGGCTGTCCCGGCAGGTCACAGGTCGGTACAGCACGCCTTGTTGCTGGGTGACGATTGGACGGTCTGCTGTATGTTACCGGGCATTTTGTCATTGAGAAATGTTAAGGTTAGCCGTTGTGCTGGTGGCGAATATTCGGGAGTATCGGCGTTGATTGGCGCCCCACGCTTGAGTGGTGCCGGTGTTGGGACCTCTGGATAACCCCAGGTGATTCCTGTGCCCCTTTGGGCAGCAGTTCTGTCGCGGTGTCTGGCCGGCTCGGGCAGGACGCACTGGACTGGATGATGAGAACAACGGAGAGGGAGACGGAGCATGAACGCAACAGCCAACACCCAGATGAAATCCCCGCTGGACGCGCTCCAGGAGCGTGTGACCCGGCAGGGCAAGGATGTGGCGATGATCCAGCCGCTCGGCGGCGGTGCGCTACGGGAATACACCTGGGCGGAACTGGATGATGAAGCACGCCGCATGGCGGCATACCTGAAGGCACAGGAGTTGCCGCCAGGTTCGAATATCGCGCTGATGTCCAAGAACTGTGCCGAGTGGATGATAGCCGACTGGGCTATCTGGATGGCGGGTCATGTAAGTGTTCCGTTGTACCCCACGCTGACCTCGCAAAGCGTGCGCCAGATTCTTGAGCACAGCGGCGCCAGGCTGCTGTTTGTTGGCAAGCTGGATGTGTGGGACGAGGCCCAGGCCGGCGTGCCGGCAGAGCTGCCGAAAGTCTCCTTCTCTCTTTCCCCGGCGGATGCCCGCCAGGCATTCCCCTGCTGGCCGGACATCATTGCGGCACAGGCGCCACTGACGGATGTGGCGCGCCCTGCGCCGGGCGATCTGGCCACTATCATCTACACATCCGGCACTACCGGCACACCGAAAGGGGTGATGCACAACTTCGGCAACCTCGCCATCATGGGCGAGAAAATGCCGGGGGTGTATCAGTTGTCCAGCCAGGATCGCGCGATTTCCTACCTGCCGCTGTCGCACGTGGCGGAGCGGGCCGCTGTGGAACTGGCCATGCTCTATGTGGGCCTGCGGGTCTTCTTTGCTGAATCGCTTGAAACCTTCGCGGACGACATCAAGCGTGCCCAGCCGACGATCTTCTTTGCCGTGCCGCGTATCTGGACCAAGTTCTACCAGAAGGCCAGCGATGCGGTGCCGCCAGCGAAGCTGAAGAAACTGCTGAGAATTCCGCTGCTCAACCGCGTCATCAAAAAGAAGGTGTTGTCCGCCATGGGGCTGCAGGACTGCCGTATCGCGTTGTCTGGCGCATCTGCCCTGTCGCCGGAGGTGATCACCTGGTTCAAGGCGCTCGGGCTGGAAATCCTGGAAGTGTATGGCATGACCGAGAACATGGCCTGGTCGCACACGACCCGTGAGGGCGACCAGCAGATCGGCTGGGTTGGCAAGCCCAACGAGGGAGTGGAGCAGCGTATCGCCGAAAATGGCGAGATCCTCGTGCGCTCGGTGGCCAACATGCAGGGCTACTACAAAGACCCGGAGAAAACCCGCGAAGACCTGACCGAAGATGGCTGGCTGCACACCGGCGACGTGGGCGAGATCGACCAGCAGGGGCGGCTGCGTATCACCGGCCGTGTGAAGGAAATCTTCAAGACCGAAAAAGGCAAGTACGTGGCGCCGGCGCCGATCGAGAACAGGATCGTCTCGCACCCCGGCATCGACCAGGCCTGTGTGATGGGCGTGGACATGCCGCAGCCGCTGGCGCTGCTGTGCCTGTCGCCGGAAGAAGAGGCGCATCTTAAAGACGACGCGGCCAAGCAGGCGTACATCGACGGGCTGCAGGCGCTGCTCAAGCGCGTCAACGGCGAGCTGGATGCGCACGAGCGGCTGGACGCGATGGTGGTGGTTTCCGAGTCCTGGGGCGTGGAAAACAACCTGCTGACCCCGACGCTGAAACTCAAGCGCAACGAGTTGGAAAAAGTCTACAAAGACCGGCTCGCCGGTTGGGCCGCGCAGCGCGGCGTGGTCTGGGCGCGCTGATGCCGGAGACGTCCATTCAGGTGGACAGTGCGGTCATCCGCTGCCTGGCGGATGGCCGTTTTCATTCCGGTGAGGACCTGGGGGCGCTGTCGGGCATCTCGCGCGCGGGTATCTGGAAACGGCTGCAGAAACTGGAGCAGCTTGGCCTGGCGATCGAGTCGGTACGCGGCAAGGGCTATCGCATTGCCGGTGGCCTGAGCCTGCTGGACGAGACGGCGCTGCGCGCCGCCGCCGGGCTGCCGGCGGATGCCTTCGATCTGGTGCTGAAAGAAACTACGGTCTCTACCAATGCCGACGCCCTGGCGATGATTGCCGGTGGCCTGGTGCGGCCGCTGGCCGTGCTGGCGGAATACCAGAGCGCCGGGCGCGGTCGCCGTGGCCGGCCCTGGCAGTCGCCGTTTGGCAGCAACCTGTACCTGTCCCTCGCATCCCGCTTCAGCGGCGGCGCGACCGCACTGGAAGGCGTAAGCCTGGCGGTCGGTGTTGCTGTTGCGGACGTGCTGGCGGCCTCTGGCCTGGGCGCGCGCGTGCAGTTGAAGTGGCCGAACGACGTACTGGTCGGCGGCCGCAAGCTCGGCGGCATTCTGGTCGAACTGGCCGGGGAGATGGACGGGGTCTGCATGCCGGTGATCGGCATTGGCATCAACGGCGCCATGCCGGCGCAGGCCGGTGCGGAGATCGACCAGCCCTGGACCGACCTGGGCCGGGAGCTGGGTGCACCGCCAGACCGCAATCGGCTGGCGGGTGAATTGCTGGCGTCCTTGCTGGCGGTGCTGGACACCTTTCGCGCCGGGGGCTTTGCGGCGTTGCGCGAACGCTGGCAGCAGTACGACGGTTGCGCCGGGCGCGAGGTACAATTGCTGCTCGGTGACAAACGCATCACCGGCGTGGCCTGTGGGGTCAGCGAACAAGGGGCGCTGCTGCTGGACGTGGAAGGCGAGATGCAGCGCTTTCACGGGGGTGAAGTCAGCTTGAGGATGGCATGAGGCTGTTCCTGGATATTGGCAATACCGCCATGAAGTGGCGGCTGAACCTGCCTGATGGCGGGTGCAGGCAGGGCGGGCATGCCCATCAGCGTGACTGGTGGGGGCTGGCGGCGGAACTGGCGCAGGTGTGTGCGCAGCAACCCCCCGCAGTGCTCTGGGTCGGCTCGGTGGCGGGCCGCGAGGCAGATGCCGAACTGGCGCAGGCGCTGAAGGCCGTTCTGAATGTGACGCCGCGTTTCTACTACTCCCCCGCCACGGACCTGGGCCTGCGCAATGCATACGCTGACCCGGCCCGGCTGGGTGTGGATCGCTGGCTGGCAGTGGTGGAGGCCTGGCACCGCGAAGGCGCGGCCATCATCGTCGATTGCGGTAGTGCGCTGACCATTGATGCCGTCGATGCCGACGGCATGCATCTCGGGGGCTACATCGTGCCGGGGCTGACCATGCTGCGGACCAGCCTGTTCCGGGGCACGGCCCAGGTGCGGGTGACGGACCCGGTGAGCACATCGCTGGCGCCTGGCCGCAGCACCAGCGCAGGGGTCGAGAATGGCGTATTGCGCATGTCTGTGGCCTTCATCACGGATGTGGTGGTTGAACTGCGCAAAACCCTTACCGATACTTGCCCGGTCTTCATGACCGGCGGTGATGCTGCCGTGCTACAGCCGCACTTGCCGTTCGCGGCGCTCGCCGATGCCGATATCGTGCTGGATGGCCTGGAACGGGTGGTGGCGGCCGGCGCCAGTGGAGAAGAACCGGCCTGAACGGGCAGCAGGGGGAAACGGTCATGCGCTGGGTGTTCTACAGTCTGTTGATCCTCAACGTGGTTTATCTGGGCTGGCAGTTGCTGGCGCGCGTGGCGCCGCCGGCGGAGCCCGCCCGGGCTGCTGTCGTGGCTGCGCCGCGGCAGCTTCAATTGCTCAACGAACAGGGCGGCAGCGACCGCCCGGCACTGCCGCGCCAGGCGCTGTGCCTGGTGGTCGGGCCCTGGGGGGAGCGTGGCGCCGCCGAAAGCCTGCAGCGCACCCTGCGTGGACTGGCTGGCCCCGGCGAGCTGCGTGCCGTGCCGGTGCGCAAGGATCGCCTGAGCTGGGTCTATCTGCCTGCCACCGAAGACCGCGATGCCGCCCTGCAGCAGCTGCGTGAGCTGCAGGGGCGCGGGGTGGACAGCTTTATCGTCGCGGAGGGCGAGGACGCCAACGCGATTTCCCTGGGCTATTTCAGCAGTGCCGAGTCAGCGCGCGGGCTTCAGGTGAAAATGCGCAACGCCGGTTACCCGGCAGAAGTGCGCGAGACGTGGAAAGAGATCACTGAATATTGGCTCTACTATCCGGTGCCTGATGCCGGGGCAGGCGAACGCATTCGCCAGGCTGCGGCCGGTGCTGGCGTGGAGATGGCACAGGCAGGTTGTGCAACAGGTTGATTTGGCGGGAATTCCCGGATTTCTTGGCGGTTTTGAAAATGTCACGTCCAATTCAATTGCCTGGGCTGTCGGCATTCATTACAATGCGCGTCCTTTGCAGGCTGGCGTAGCTCAGTAGGTAGAGCAGCTGATTTGTAATCAGCCGGTCGGGGGTTCGATTCCTCTCGCCAGCTCCATTCTCCGGTTACGCAGGGTGGTTGTCCTCTGGTTTGCCGCCAGAGCCCGTGGAATACGCCGTTCCTGGCCTCGAAAGCACATGAAAAGAGGTTGACAACCAACAGGCCCAAAAAGAGAATGTAGGCCCTTTTTTGGGAGGGGTTCCCGAGTGGCCAAAGGGATCAGACTGTAAATCTGACGCGCAAGCTTCGCTGGTTCGAATCCAGCCCCCTCCACCAAGTTTTGAGAGAATCGCAGCGTCAGAGCACAGTTTGACGTTGGCCAGTACCCCGAAAGTTCGCCGGGGGCTGGATCGAACCAGACGGTTCGACGTGTCGCCGCAGGCGACCGAACAGCGCCGCAAAGCGGTGCTGGCCCGAAGGGCGGAGGCGCAGCCGGAGTAATCCAGCCCCCTCCACCAAGTTTTGACAGGAAGCACGGCGTCGGAAGCACGGAAGACGCTGGCCAGTACCCCGGAAGTTTGGCGGGGGGCTGGGTTCGAACCAGACGGTTCGACGGTCGCTTCAGCGACCGAACGGCACCGCGAAGCGGCTGCCGGCCCCGAAGGGGCGGAGGCTGCAGGCCGGAGTAATCCAGCCCCCTCCACGTAAAAAGAGGCGCCCCTGGCGCCAGCCGATTTCTTGTTCGGCACAGTTTGCAGAGTTACGGCCCAAGGCTGGCGAGCCCGGCCCTGGAAGGCAAGGTTCGCGGGTGTAGTTCAATGGTAGAACCTCAGCCTTCCAAGCTGATGACGCGGGTTCGATTCCCGCCACCCGCTCCAGCAGTGCTGGGCAGGCCGTAACAACAGAGTTTCACCGCCGTCACTGGTGGGATGAGGTTTACGCTCATATAGCTCAGTAGGTAGAGCACTTCCTTGGTAAGGAAGAGGTCACCGGTTCAAATCCGGTTATGAGCTCCAATGCACCGGCCCCGGGAGTGATCCCGGGGCCGGCTTCATCTCTCGGGGCGTGGTGTCGTGGGTGGTCACGATGTCCTGTGGGCGCGTGGTCCTTTTTGTGTTTTCCGAGCGATGCTTTGCTGTTCAGGCAGGAATGCACAATCGAACTGAGAGGTAGAGAGTCGTGGCAAAGGCAAAGTTTGAACGTAATAAACCGCACCTGAACGTAGGCACGATTGGTCACGTAGACCATGGCAAGACGACGCTGACCGCGGCGCTGACGAAAGTGTGCCACGACGTGTGGGGCACAGGCGAAGCGCGAGCTTTCGACCAGATCGACAACGCCCCGGAAGAGCGTGCGCGCGGTATTACCATTGCGACCTCTCACGTTGAATACGATTCCCCGACCCGCCACTACGCGCACGTAGACTGCCCGGGCCACGCTGACTATGTGAAGAACATGATCACCGGTGCGGCACAGATGGACGGCGCGATCCTGGTAGTGTCCGCCGCGGACGGCCCGATGCCGCAAACCCGCGAGCACATCCTGCTGTCCCGTCAGGTAGGCGTACCGTACATCGTCGTGTTCCTGAACAAGGCGGACATGGTCGATGACGAAGAGCTGCTGGAACTGGTTGAAATGGAAGTGCGCGAACTGCTGAGCGCGTACGACTTCCCGGGCGACGACACCCCGATCGTGAAAGGTTCTGCCCTGAAGGCACTGGAAGGCGACACCAGCGACATCGGTGTACCGGCCGTACAGAAGCTGGTTGAAACCCTGGACGAGTACATCCCGGAGCCGGAGCGCGCCGTGGACGGTACCTTCCTGATGCCGATCGAGGACGTGTTCTCGATCTCTGGTCGCGGTACGGTAGTAACCGGCCGTGTAGAGCGTGGCATCGTGAAAGTGGGTGAGGAAGTGGAAATCGTGGGTATCCGCGATACCCAGAAGACCACCTGCACCGGCGTTGAGATGTTCCGCAAGCTGCTGGACGAAGGTCGCGCAGGCGAGAACGTGGGCGTGCTGCTGCGTGGCACCAAGCGTGACGAGGTTGAGCGTGGCCAGGTACTGTCCAAGCCGGGCACGATCAAGCCGCACACCGGCTTCGAGGCTGAAGTGTACATCCTGAGCAAGGACGAAGGTGGCCGTCACACCCCGTTCTTCAATGGTTACCGTCCGCAGTTCTACTTCCGTACCACCGACGTGACCGGTGCGTGTGACCTGCCGGAAGGCATCGAAATGGTGATGCCGGGTGACAACGTGAAGATGACGGTGAAGCTGATCGCTCCGATCGCGATGGAAGAAGGCCTGCGCTTCGCGATCCGCGAAGGTGGCCGTACCGTCGGCGCCGGCGTGGTGGCCAAGATCCTCGAGTAAAGGCGCAGCCAGGTTTCTGGCATCCAGGCCGAGGTGTGCAAATCAGCCCCTCGGCCTACTGCGTTTGCGATAAAAGGTTACAGGCCAGTAGTTCAATTGGTAGAGCACCGGTCTCCAAAACCGGGGGTTGGGGGTTCGAGTCCCTCCTGGCCTGCCAAATTTTCCCGGCGCTACAGTAGTAGCGGGGTGTCAGTAATGAGTGAAAAGGCAGAAGCGCAGTCCGGAGCATCCGCTCTCGAAGCCGTCAAATGGCTGGTAGTTGCCGTGCTGGTGGGTGTTGCCGTCTGGGGCAACAGCTACTACGCCGAGGTGTCTCCGTTGTATCGCGCGCTGGCGGTGGTGGCCATTGGTCTGGTGGCGGCATTTGTCGCGTTGCAGACTGAGCAGGGCCGCGCTTTTAACCAGTTGCGCAAGGATGCCATGGTCGAAGTGCGCAAGGTGGTCTGGCCAACACGTCAGGAAACCGTGCAGACCACTCTTATCGTGCTGGCGTTCGTGCTGCTGGTCTCCCTCATTCTTTTCTTTTTCGACTGGGTGCTCAACGGCATCGTGTCCCGAGTCATCGGATAAGGGGTAGACATGGCGAAGCGCTGGTATGTGGTACATGCCTATTCCGGCTTTGAGAAGTACGTCAAGCGTGCGCTTGAGGAGCGGATCAAGCTGCGTGGCATGGAGGAAGACTTCGGTGACATCCTGGTTCCCACGGAAGAAGTGGTGGAGATCAAGGGTGGCCAGAAGCGCAAGT is from Isoalcanivorax pacificus W11-5 and encodes:
- the tuf gene encoding elongation factor Tu → MAKAKFERNKPHLNVGTIGHVDHGKTTLTAALTKVCHDVWGTGEARAFDQIDNAPEERARGITIATSHVEYDSPTRHYAHVDCPGHADYVKNMITGAAQMDGAILVVSAADGPMPQTREHILLSRQVGVPYIVVFLNKADMVDDEELLELVEMEVRELLSAYDFPGDDTPIVKGSALKALEGDTSDIGVPAVQKLVETLDEYIPEPERAVDGTFLMPIEDVFSISGRGTVVTGRVERGIVKVGEEVEIVGIRDTQKTTCTGVEMFRKLLDEGRAGENVGVLLRGTKRDEVERGQVLSKPGTIKPHTGFEAEVYILSKDEGGRHTPFFNGYRPQFYFRTTDVTGACDLPEGIEMVMPGDNVKMTVKLIAPIAMEEGLRFAIREGGRTVGAGVVAKILE
- a CDS encoding AMP-binding protein gives rise to the protein MNATANTQMKSPLDALQERVTRQGKDVAMIQPLGGGALREYTWAELDDEARRMAAYLKAQELPPGSNIALMSKNCAEWMIADWAIWMAGHVSVPLYPTLTSQSVRQILEHSGARLLFVGKLDVWDEAQAGVPAELPKVSFSLSPADARQAFPCWPDIIAAQAPLTDVARPAPGDLATIIYTSGTTGTPKGVMHNFGNLAIMGEKMPGVYQLSSQDRAISYLPLSHVAERAAVELAMLYVGLRVFFAESLETFADDIKRAQPTIFFAVPRIWTKFYQKASDAVPPAKLKKLLRIPLLNRVIKKKVLSAMGLQDCRIALSGASALSPEVITWFKALGLEILEVYGMTENMAWSHTTREGDQQIGWVGKPNEGVEQRIAENGEILVRSVANMQGYYKDPEKTREDLTEDGWLHTGDVGEIDQQGRLRITGRVKEIFKTEKGKYVAPAPIENRIVSHPGIDQACVMGVDMPQPLALLCLSPEEEAHLKDDAAKQAYIDGLQALLKRVNGELDAHERLDAMVVVSESWGVENNLLTPTLKLKRNELEKVYKDRLAGWAAQRGVVWAR
- a CDS encoding SPOR domain-containing protein, which gives rise to MRWVFYSLLILNVVYLGWQLLARVAPPAEPARAAVVAAPRQLQLLNEQGGSDRPALPRQALCLVVGPWGERGAAESLQRTLRGLAGPGELRAVPVRKDRLSWVYLPATEDRDAALQQLRELQGRGVDSFIVAEGEDANAISLGYFSSAESARGLQVKMRNAGYPAEVRETWKEITEYWLYYPVPDAGAGERIRQAAAGAGVEMAQAGCATG
- the secE gene encoding preprotein translocase subunit SecE, with protein sequence MSEKAEAQSGASALEAVKWLVVAVLVGVAVWGNSYYAEVSPLYRALAVVAIGLVAAFVALQTEQGRAFNQLRKDAMVEVRKVVWPTRQETVQTTLIVLAFVLLVSLILFFFDWVLNGIVSRVIG
- the birA gene encoding bifunctional biotin--[acetyl-CoA-carboxylase] ligase/biotin operon repressor BirA codes for the protein MPETSIQVDSAVIRCLADGRFHSGEDLGALSGISRAGIWKRLQKLEQLGLAIESVRGKGYRIAGGLSLLDETALRAAAGLPADAFDLVLKETTVSTNADALAMIAGGLVRPLAVLAEYQSAGRGRRGRPWQSPFGSNLYLSLASRFSGGATALEGVSLAVGVAVADVLAASGLGARVQLKWPNDVLVGGRKLGGILVELAGEMDGVCMPVIGIGINGAMPAQAGAEIDQPWTDLGRELGAPPDRNRLAGELLASLLAVLDTFRAGGFAALRERWQQYDGCAGREVQLLLGDKRITGVACGVSEQGALLLDVEGEMQRFHGGEVSLRMA
- a CDS encoding type III pantothenate kinase; the protein is MRLFLDIGNTAMKWRLNLPDGGCRQGGHAHQRDWWGLAAELAQVCAQQPPAVLWVGSVAGREADAELAQALKAVLNVTPRFYYSPATDLGLRNAYADPARLGVDRWLAVVEAWHREGAAIIVDCGSALTIDAVDADGMHLGGYIVPGLTMLRTSLFRGTAQVRVTDPVSTSLAPGRSTSAGVENGVLRMSVAFITDVVVELRKTLTDTCPVFMTGGDAAVLQPHLPFAALADADIVLDGLERVVAAGASGEEPA